In one Lycium barbarum isolate Lr01 chromosome 7, ASM1917538v2, whole genome shotgun sequence genomic region, the following are encoded:
- the LOC132601451 gene encoding uncharacterized protein LOC132601451, with amino-acid sequence MDFLTSKKKSYRKEDIRDNEDNGTLHSGRLFQQYSVDEFIKVETQRLDFLLFNQDLFRLEVLAGLRDLLRQGERDTSKIGIKTFLPASFTGVPRDMRRRYMDAIALVQHFSKPDIFLTMTCNSSWPEIEDLLLPTDEVQNRPDLVSRTFKAKVEELKSDIVKKGIFGKVAAFKYTIEFQKRGLPHAHFLIILSDEYKLLTPEAYDKVICAKIPNPDTNHYLHSLVIKHMMHGPCGSLNPKSPCMIKTGHCKFKYPKSYAPETCKGKNSYPIYRRQDTGNFFKVRTQYLDNSWVVPYNPYLLSKFNCHINVEICSDVKVVKYIYKYICKGHDKIAFHVHSNDSDVEIDEIRDYRSARWVSPLEAMWRLFAFPISEMNPAVYHLQLHLKEQQYVSFKTTAALNSVLNNPTTAKTMLTEFFSMNATNAVANELNLLYKELPQYFVWSTSDRMWTRRIQGNIIGRIVTCHPKEGERYYLRLLLMNIRGPKSYEDLRTVNGRCCSTFREAAGKRGLITCDNNLIECMSEATNYQMLYSLTRLFATLLVYCNPANPKGL; translated from the exons ATGGACTTCTTAACATCGAAGAAGAAATCTTACAGAAAGGAAGAC ATTAGAGACAATGAAGATAATGGAACTTTACATTCTGGAAGGTTATTCCAGCAATATTCTGTAGATGAATTTATAAAAGTGGAAACACAAAGATTGGACTTTTTGTTATTCAATCAAGATTTGTTTAGGCTTGAAGTATTGGCAGGTCTTAGGGATCTTCTAAGGCAAGGAGAAAGAGACACTTCAAAAATTGGCATAAAAACATTCCTTCCTGCTAGCTTTACTGGAGTTCCAAGAGACATGCGGCGTCGATATATGGACGCTATTGCATTAGTGCAACACTTTAGTAAACCTGATATCTTCCTAACAATGACATGCAATTCTTCATGGCCAGAAATAGAAGATCTCTTACTACCTACTGATGAAGTCCAAAACAGACCAGATTTAGTAAGCCGTACATTTAAAGCAAAGGTAGAAGAACTAAAGTCAGACATCGTTAAAAAAGGTATATTTGGAAAAGTGGCAGCTTTTAAGTACACTATAGAATTCCAAAAACGAGGTCTCCCACATGCTCATTTCCTTATCATACTTTCTGATGAATACAAATTATTAACACCTGAAGCTTATGATAAAGTTATTTGTGCTAAAATACCAAACCCTGACACAAATCATTATTTACATTCATTGGTTATTAAGCATATGATGCATGGACCTTGCGGAAGTTTAAATCCTAAAAGCCCATGCATGATAAAGACAGGACACTGTAAATTTAAATATCCCAAAAGTTATGCCCCTGAAACAtgtaaaggtaagaattcttaCCCAATTTACAGAAGGCAAGATACCGGAAATTTTTTCAAGGTTAGAACTCAATATCTCGACAATTCATGGGTTGTTCCTTACAATCCATATCTATTAAGCAAGTTCAATTGTCACATAAATGTTGAAATTTGCTCGGATGTTAAAGTTGTCAAATATATCTATAAATACATTTGTAAGGGGCATGATAAAATTGCTTTCCATGTACATAGTAATGATTCTGATGTAGAAATAGACGAAATAAGAGACTATCGATCAGCTAGATGGGTTTCACCACTAGAAGCTATGTGGCGTTTGTTCGCCTTTCCTATTAGTGAAATGAATCCAGCAGTCTACCATCTTCAGCTTCATCTTAAGGAACAACAATATGTTTCCTTTAAGACAACTGCAGCTCTAAACTCAGTCTTAAATAATCCTACAACTGCAAAAACAATGTTAACGGAATTCTTTTCAATGAATGCAACAAATGCGGTTGCAAATGAACTTAACTTACTATACAAAGAATTACCCCAATACTTTGTCTGGTCAACAAGCGATAGAATGTGGACACGAAGAATACAAGGCAATATTATTGGTCGTATTGTCACTTGTCATCCAAAAGAAGGAGAAAGATACTATCTTCGACTATTGTTGATGAACATAAGAGGACCAAAATCCTACGAAGATCTTAGAACTGTTAATGGAAGATGTTGTAGCACATTCCGAGAAGCTGCTGGAAAAAGAGGCTTGATAACTTGTGACAACAACTTAATTGAATGTATGTCAGAAGCTACTAATTACCAAATGCTATACAGTTTGACACGTTTATTTGCAACACTATTAGTTTATTGTAACCCTGCTAATCCGAAAGGATTATGA
- the LOC132603376 gene encoding uncharacterized protein LOC132603376 produces MGCWNIKELPCSPSILKKVPNCKFCKAKRFQYEPPNFYCSKGSVKLVSHQLPSKLKSLYLGVTDESNHFRTYVRTYNNMFAFTSLGVKYNKELATKTQGIYTFKVQGQMYHFINNLIPSNNEARNLQLYFYDKEDDIVNKMAFSENLNRLVIAKLIDILKVNPYFMFLKSLTGIPNLPNFYIALKCDSALDQRTYNLPSVSEVAAIWVDDDSNNAISSPHI; encoded by the coding sequence ATGGGTTGTTGGAATATCAAAGAACTACCTTGTAGTCCTTCAATTTTAAAgaaagttccaaactgcaaattTTGTAAAGCCAAGAGATTTCAATATGAACCTCCTAACTTCTATTGCAGTAAAGGTTCAGTGAAATTAGTTTCTCACCAGTTGCCTTCGAAGTTAAAAAGCCTTTACTTGGGTGTCACTGATGAATCCAATCATTTCCGTACTTATGTAAGAACATATAATAACATGTTTGCATTTACTTCACTAGGAGTAAAGTACAATAAGGAGTTAGCAACCAAAACTCAAGGTATCTATACCTTTAAAGTTCAAGGACAAATGTACCATTTTATAAACAACCTCATTCCCTCCAATAATGAAGCAAGAAACCTACAGCTTTATTTTTATGACAAGGAGGACGATATAGTTAATAAAATGGCCTTTTCAGAAAATTTGAACAGATTAGTTATTGCAAAGTTGATAGACATTCTAAAAGTTAATCCATACTTTATGTTTCTAAAATCTTTAACGGGTATTCCAAACCTGCCCAATTTCTATATTGCACTTAAATGTGATTCTGCCTTGGACCAACGAACATACAATTTACCCAGTGTCTCAGAAGTTGCAGCTATATGGGTTGACGATGACTCTAACAATGCTATCTCATCACCGCATATTTGA
- the LOC132603374 gene encoding uncharacterized protein LOC132603374 produces the protein MTDRDRTRDRERERDRDRDRERERERDRDRDRKRDRRDTPDHIRTTSRHSRSHTRSPSTDRHRSRHRSTSRSRSPTHRHHRHRHLRSPSPETPPRKRHKDDRQVEDFVDGIAQEQQKKKKKNKEDGNDEEMMDEDEMEMMKKFGIPIGFDSTKGKPVAGNDVGAVRKVTKRQPRQYMNRRGGFNRPLPAELNR, from the coding sequence ATGACGGACCGTGATCGAACTCGTGACCGAGAACGTGAGCGTGACCGAGACCGAGATCGTGAGCGTGAGCGTGAGCGTGACCGAGACAGAGATCGGAAACGTGACCGGAGAGATACCCCTGACCATATCAGAACCACCAGTCGACACAGTCGCTCGCACACTCGTTCCCCTTCCACTGACCGTCACCGTAGCCGTCACCGTTCTACTTCTCGTTCCCGTTCTCCCACTCACCGTCACCACCGTCACCGTCATCTCCGTAGTCCCTCACCTGAAACTCCTCCTAGAAAAAGACACAAAGATGATAGACAAGTTGAGGATTTCGTGGACGGAATAGCACAAGAAcaacagaagaagaagaagaagaacaaggaGGATGGGAATGACGAAGAGATGATGGATGAGGATGAGATGGAGATGATGAAGAAATTTGGGATACCAATAGGGTTTGATTCTACTAAAGGGAAGCCAGTAGCAGGGAATGATGTAGGTGCTGTTAGAAAAGTCACTAAAAGGCAACCTCGACAGTATATGAATCGACGTGGTGGGTTTAATAGGCCTTTGCCTGCTGAGCTCAATCGCTGA